The following is a genomic window from Platichthys flesus chromosome 13, fPlaFle2.1, whole genome shotgun sequence.
CCGGTCCTGGAGTACCCCGCAGAAGGCCTCCCCCACCACCGGGGCCCTCTGGACCTCCACGCCCGTTGCCACTGTGCGTGTGAGGATGACTGTGCTTGTGATGGCGATGGACGTTGTGGTCCCCTCCACGATGTTTCTCCTTACTCACCAGCGGGCTGGAATGTTTACTCCTGCTGTTGTTGATGCCTTCATCCGATGAGCTGTGGCAATCCGATGAGGAAACTTTTATCTTCATCTTAAGCTCGTCTTTGATGAGTTGTCCACTTTTATCCAGCTGGGAGCTGCCAGACCCAGGCACAGCCAGGCGGAGTTTGAGCAGACCTTTGTCCCGTTTGTCACTGTGATGACGTTTTTCTTGCCCGGAAGTTAAGGAGGGGACTTTAATTTTCAATGGGGAGGCAGTGGTGCTGCCAGCGCCACCATGAGACGTCTGGTGTGAATGTTTTCTATGTTCTACTTGGCTCACAGATGATGGTGCataggtggaagaggaggaagacgacaTTTCTCCCCTAACATCAAAATCCATTGctcctccatgctgctcctgcCGGCGTTTCTGCCCTGAGACAGCCTGCTCTGCAGCAAGTTTCTCTCTGTATTTGTCCAGAGAAAGCTTTGGAGCAGGAGATGGCTGAGGTGGAGGGTATGAAGACTGAGGTGGTATATGGTGCTTACccgctccaccagctccttttGGTTCCTGTTTGACAGGGTTAAAGTCCACTGTTTTTTCAGTCTTTATGTTTATGGGTGGGTGCTGAAGCAGCGAGGAAGAGGTGGTCTGCAGGGACAGTGTTTGCTCTTGGAGGAGGATGCTGATGGGTTCCTGTTTTATACAGGTGGAAGGGTACCCTGCTTGGCTCTGTTTGCCCTGGGGCCACTCACTGTGGCTAGCAGGATTATAGGTGCTGGCCAATGCGTCCAGGGACATGGTAGCACCCTCAGGCATGGAAAAACTTCCAGCAAGTGAGGCATCACTTTGGTCTAGGAGCATGGAAGGCCCGACAAAAGTACCGTCCATCAACTGGGAGCTCTCGCTCTTGGGCTTTTTGGCAGCTTGTGTTGCCTAGAGGGAAGAGAGACATATTTCTTCagattttcagtttaaaagcaATTCCTCTGATGAGGACTTTTAACAAAGTTACAGATACAAATAATCTATGTAGCATCTTGCAAATATATAGATCATTgccaaactgttttattttggctGGTTTAAAGGGCAATGTTAGGTGTAGACAAATAGGTCCTACCCTCCAGTTGCGTATCCTCTTTAAACGGCTGGGCGTCTTCTCCAAAATCTGCAGGAACTCGTGGGTCAACTCTACAAGGATATGAATGTTGACATCAGACATCTTCATATTCAGCAGCTAAAGTTAAACAATTCAATGCCTCTAATTTACACTGAAACATTTTTAATCTGGCTTTTCGCAGGGTTCACGTACATAGAAAACCTTACTAAGCTTAATACAGGTGTGAAGCAAGGTACAACACACCACTGTGAGTTTTGTGTCTATACAGATAAAGCAATAACATTAATCTCACCATCTAGCAACTCGAGAGTCACAGAGCTGTCCACGTACTCCCACCAGTGTTTCCCATCAGTGGAAACTGGGATTTCCCAGTTGGACCACTTACACGCCAGatggatgcacacacaggcaatcACTGTGGGCTTGTACTGGAGGCAGAAGGTTGTGAGGTGTAGGCTGTATAATGTGTGAAGGAATGTGCCAGCGTAGAGTGTGTGTAGGAGTGAATGAATTCCATATGTGAAGGTGTGGGTTGGGTGTGGTATAGGAGTTAGTTGAGGCCAGGCGAGGTAACAATAGGTCCAACatgtggagaaaagagagaaaaacacaagaggGAGCAGACGGCTTTAATTTTCTGGTGGCTTTGGTTGCAAAAGTTCAGAAATTAATTGTTTTGATACATTAAACTTGGTCATGTCAAACTCCCAACGATACAGGAGACATCTAATGAGTTTGTAGTACTTCATGTAATATAACAGGACATAACTGAAATGCCCCATGACACAATGATTTGTGTTTAGGAACTGCTGATTTAATTGTTGGGACTTATAAAACCAGGTTATGGAAGTGAGTGAAGGGCCACATGTTTTATCTAAGTGTCGTCTACCCCTTGTGAAACCCTGAGCCCTGAGGCCACCCATTTGACAACTGCATCATTGTACATGATGCTGCTACAGCCCCTTCTATGTGGGTCTGTCTGGCTTTAGACTGTTAAAAGCCATAAAGTCCCACACATCAACATCTACAATTTTACAGCAGTGCTGTCTGGTTTAGAGTCTAGTATATGCACTCATTGCGGGCACTTTCCACATCAAATATCATAGTCAACACAACAAGTGGTTAAAAACCCTGTTAAATGAGTGCAACACAATACAACTAATTCAATAGAGTTAGAGGAATTTGGAATCAGCAAGTTTTTCTCATATTAAGAAAGTACAACATATTCATATTATGTCCaatataacaaatacaaattgacAAGGGGCTACCATCCAAGTTTTGAAAGCTAAATAAAGACAAGGTGCTACTGCCCCTTCCAAATGTCATAGCTCTTTGCTCATGGGGTGGACATGCTCAGAATTTGTGAAGCAGATAGACATCTGTTAAACATTAGCACgaggttgattttttttaatcaaatgtgGGTACTCCAATCATTTCAGACACTTTTACAGTCTTAAATTTAAGAATGTCAAGCAAAGCGCAGTCCATGTTCGACAATAAGGGCAGCCACAACTTCAGATAACTGCATTTCAAAAAGATTTggtaattttttttgttatgttgtgtgataacatgtctgtctttgtgaggcAAAGGACATCTTGGGATGCAAGACAAATTCCAGAAGAGATTCTGACAAAGTGTAATCTGATCTAAAGCTGGATGGTAACCTTGTGCAACAGGACAAGAACAATGTCTGGAGTCTGGTTTGCTGGATTACAATAGTCATTAAGAGTACTTTGTCATTATTCCACTGATCCAAAATCAAATCGAATACATTAAGGATGTCACCTTGAATAACTCTATGATTTTGGCAATAGGTTACAGATTTCAGTCTTGGGTAGGGCTGGGCACCAAACAAAATCAATTGTAAGACCGCAagctaaataattaaaatgatgagGTTAATCAGAATCTATGGCAAGCCTAAACATTTATacttgtgtgcttgtgtatctGAGTAGCAAGATATGCTACATTTCTGGAAAGCCGTGCATCAGGCTACGGTCTCAAGTTCAGTTACACTGAAATGTAAAGCTGGCCGTAACCACAGATCTAACA
Proteins encoded in this region:
- the ccnt2a gene encoding cyclin-T2a isoform X4, encoding MDGTFVGPSMLLDQSDASLAGSFSMPEGATMSLDALASTYNPASHSEWPQGKQSQAGYPSTCIKQEPISILLQEQTLSLQTTSSSLLQHPPINIKTEKTVDFNPVKQEPKGAGGAGKHHIPPQSSYPPPQPSPAPKLSLDKYREKLAAEQAVSGQKRRQEQHGGAMDFDVRGEMSSSSSSTYAPSSVSQVEHRKHSHQTSHGGAGSTTASPLKIKVPSLTSGQEKRHHSDKRDKGLLKLRLAVPGSGSSQLDKSGQLIKDELKMKIKVSSSDCHSSSDEGINNSRSKHSSPLVSKEKHRGGDHNVHRHHKHSHPHTHSGNGRGGPEGPGGGGGLLRGTPGPVGMEGTTLAPPGSTMRKRAHPEVGHNHHPPSSSSTSCSKVSKISKGGTGAAGTSSFSSSFFPPCSSPVLQCVSSGLQLFG
- the ccnt2a gene encoding cyclin-T2a isoform X3, with the protein product MATNSLHLTTFCLQYKPTVIACVCIHLACKWSNWEIPVSTDGKHWWEYVDSSVTLELLDELTHEFLQILEKTPSRLKRIRNWRATQAAKKPKSESSQLMDGTFVGPSMLLDQSDASLAGSFSMPEGATMSLDALASTYNPASHSEWPQGKQSQAGYPSTCIKQEPISILLQEQTLSLQTTSSSLLQHPPINIKTEKTVDFNPVKQEPKGAGGAGKHHIPPQSSYPPPQPSPAPKLSLDKYREKLAAEQAVSGQKRRQEQHGGAMDFDVRGEMSSSSSSTYAPSSVSQVEHRKHSHQTSHGGAGSTTASPLKIKVPSLTSGQEKRHHSDKRDKGLLKLRLAVPGSGSSQLDKSGQLIKDELKMKIKVSSSDCHSSSDEGINNSRSKHSSPLVSKEKHRGGDHNVHRHHKHSHPHTHSGNGRGGPEGPGGGGGLLRGTPGPVGMEGTTLAPPGSTMRKRAHPEVGHNHHPPSSSSTSCSKVSKISKGGTGAAGTSSFSSSFFPPCSSPVLQCVSSGLQLFG
- the ccnt2a gene encoding cyclin-T2a isoform X1, which gives rise to MAACRGSSSKWFFTREQLENTPSRRGGVEPDRELSYRQQAANLIQDMGQRLNVSQLTINTAIVYMHRFYMHHSFTKFHRNIISPTTLFLAAKVEEQPRKLEHVIKVSHACLNPQEPPLDTKSNAYLQQAQELVLLESIVLQTLGFEITIDHPHTDVVKCSQLVRASKDLAQTSYFMATNSLHLTTFCLQYKPTVIACVCIHLACKWSNWEIPVSTDGKHWWEYVDSSVTLELLDELTHEFLQILEKTPSRLKRIRNWRATQAAKKPKSESSQLMDGTFVGPSMLLDQSDASLAGSFSMPEGATMSLDALASTYNPASHSEWPQGKQSQAGYPSTCIKQEPISILLQEQTLSLQTTSSSLLQHPPINIKTEKTVDFNPVKQEPKGAGGAGKHHIPPQSSYPPPQPSPAPKLSLDKYREKLAAEQAVSGQKRRQEQHGGAMDFDVRGEMSSSSSSTYAPSSVSQVEHRKHSHQTSHGGAGSTTASPLKIKVPSLTSGQEKRHHSDKRDKGLLKLRLAVPGSGSSQLDKSGQLIKDELKMKIKVSSSDCHSSSDEGINNSRSKHSSPLVSKEKHRGGDHNVHRHHKHSHPHTHSGNGRGGPEGPGGGGGLLRGTPGPVGMEGTTLAPPGSTMRKRAHPEVGHNHHPPSSSSTSCSKVSKISKGGTGAAGTSSFSSSFFPPCSSPVLQCVSSGLQLFG
- the ccnt2a gene encoding cyclin-T2a isoform X2, which encodes MAACRGSSSKWFFTREQLENTPSRRGGVEPDRELSYRQQAANLIQDMGQRLNVSQLTINTAIVYMHRFYMHHSFTKFHRNIISPTTLFLAAKVEEQPRKLEHVIKVSHACLNPQEPPLDTKSNAYLQQAQELVLLESIVLQTLGFEITIDHPHTDVVKCSQLVRASKDLAQTSYFMATNSLHLTTFCLQYKPTVIACVCIHLACKWSNWEIPVSTDGKHWWEYVDSSVTLELLDELTHEFLQILEKTPSRLKRIRNWRATQAAKKPKSESSQLMDGTFVGPSMLLDQSDASLAGSFSMPEGATMSLDALASTYNPASHSEWPQGKQSQAGYPSTCIKQEPISILLQEQTLSLQTTSSSLLQHPPINIKTEKTVDFNPVKQEPKGAGGAGKHHIPPQSSYPPPQPSPAPKLSLDKYREKLAAEQAVSGQKRRQEQHGGAMDFDVRGEMSSSSSSTYAPSSVSQVEHRKHSHQTSHGGAGSTTASPLKIKVPSLTSGQEKRHHSDKRDKGLLKLRLAVPGSGSSQLDKSGQLIKDELKMKIKVSSSDCHSSSDEGINNSRSKHSSPLVSKEKHRGGDHNVHRHHKHSHPHTHSGNGRGGPEGPGGGGGLLRGTPGPVGMEGTTLAPPGSTMRKRAHPEVGHNHHPPSSSSTSCSKVSKISKGGTGAAGGLRTSQQYPPPSESPHEVGEQRH